A region from the Gossypium hirsutum isolate 1008001.06 chromosome A08, Gossypium_hirsutum_v2.1, whole genome shotgun sequence genome encodes:
- the LOC107918956 gene encoding protein TPX2 isoform X2 — MERSHPKPALKTKDQVKDKYSKVTPKPAAKENTKPQEFKLHTGQRAVKRAMFNYSVATKFYLLEIQKKQVEKVQKMIEDEEIRCLRKEMVPKAQLMPFFDRPFFPQRSNRPLTIPREPSFRTVNSKCWSCISENELYYFHHAHAWNPIK, encoded by the exons ATGGAGAGATCACACCCCAAACCTGCATTAAAG ACAAAAGATCAGGTGAAAGACAAATATTCCAAA GTTACACCCAAGCCTGCAGCCAAGGAAAATACTAAGCCTCAAGAGTTCAAGCTTCACACTGGACAAAGAGCCGTTAAGCGTGCTATGTTCAATTACTCG GTGGCGACCAAGTTTTATCTCTTGGAAATACAGAAGAAACAAGTTGAGAAAGTGCAAAAG ATGATTGAAGATGAAGAGATACGTTGTTTAAGAAAGGAGATGGTTCCAAAAGCTCAACTCATGCCTTTCTTCGACAGACCCTTTTTCCCTCAAAg ATCGAACCGGCCTTTAACGATCCCGAGAGAACCAAGTTTCCGCACAGTGAATTCTAAATGTTGGAGTTGCATATCGGAGAATGAGCTCTATTATTTTCACCATGCTCATGCTTGGAACCCCATCAAATGA
- the LOC107918956 gene encoding protein TPX2 isoform X1, translated as MERSHPKPALKTKDQVKDKYSKVTPKPAAKENTKPQEFKLHTGQRAVKRAMFNYSVATKFYLLEIQKKQVEKVQKMIEDEEIRCLRKEMVPKAQLMPFFDRPFFPQRKWKCRSNRPLTIPREPSFRTVNSKCWSCISENELYYFHHAHAWNPIK; from the exons ATGGAGAGATCACACCCCAAACCTGCATTAAAG ACAAAAGATCAGGTGAAAGACAAATATTCCAAA GTTACACCCAAGCCTGCAGCCAAGGAAAATACTAAGCCTCAAGAGTTCAAGCTTCACACTGGACAAAGAGCCGTTAAGCGTGCTATGTTCAATTACTCG GTGGCGACCAAGTTTTATCTCTTGGAAATACAGAAGAAACAAGTTGAGAAAGTGCAAAAG ATGATTGAAGATGAAGAGATACGTTGTTTAAGAAAGGAGATGGTTCCAAAAGCTCAACTCATGCCTTTCTTCGACAGACCCTTTTTCCCTCAAAg aaaatggaaatgcaGATCGAACCGGCCTTTAACGATCCCGAGAGAACCAAGTTTCCGCACAGTGAATTCTAAATGTTGGAGTTGCATATCGGAGAATGAGCTCTATTATTTTCACCATGCTCATGCTTGGAACCCCATCAAATGA
- the LOC107918956 gene encoding protein TPX2 isoform X3, producing the protein MERSHPKPALKVTPKPAAKENTKPQEFKLHTGQRAVKRAMFNYSVATKFYLLEIQKKQVEKVQKMIEDEEIRCLRKEMVPKAQLMPFFDRPFFPQRKWKCRSNRPLTIPREPSFRTVNSKCWSCISENELYYFHHAHAWNPIK; encoded by the exons ATGGAGAGATCACACCCCAAACCTGCATTAAAG GTTACACCCAAGCCTGCAGCCAAGGAAAATACTAAGCCTCAAGAGTTCAAGCTTCACACTGGACAAAGAGCCGTTAAGCGTGCTATGTTCAATTACTCG GTGGCGACCAAGTTTTATCTCTTGGAAATACAGAAGAAACAAGTTGAGAAAGTGCAAAAG ATGATTGAAGATGAAGAGATACGTTGTTTAAGAAAGGAGATGGTTCCAAAAGCTCAACTCATGCCTTTCTTCGACAGACCCTTTTTCCCTCAAAg aaaatggaaatgcaGATCGAACCGGCCTTTAACGATCCCGAGAGAACCAAGTTTCCGCACAGTGAATTCTAAATGTTGGAGTTGCATATCGGAGAATGAGCTCTATTATTTTCACCATGCTCATGCTTGGAACCCCATCAAATGA
- the LOC107918956 gene encoding protein TPX2 isoform X4, with translation MERSHPKPALKVTPKPAAKENTKPQEFKLHTGQRAVKRAMFNYSVATKFYLLEIQKKQVEKVQKMIEDEEIRCLRKEMVPKAQLMPFFDRPFFPQRSNRPLTIPREPSFRTVNSKCWSCISENELYYFHHAHAWNPIK, from the exons ATGGAGAGATCACACCCCAAACCTGCATTAAAG GTTACACCCAAGCCTGCAGCCAAGGAAAATACTAAGCCTCAAGAGTTCAAGCTTCACACTGGACAAAGAGCCGTTAAGCGTGCTATGTTCAATTACTCG GTGGCGACCAAGTTTTATCTCTTGGAAATACAGAAGAAACAAGTTGAGAAAGTGCAAAAG ATGATTGAAGATGAAGAGATACGTTGTTTAAGAAAGGAGATGGTTCCAAAAGCTCAACTCATGCCTTTCTTCGACAGACCCTTTTTCCCTCAAAg ATCGAACCGGCCTTTAACGATCCCGAGAGAACCAAGTTTCCGCACAGTGAATTCTAAATGTTGGAGTTGCATATCGGAGAATGAGCTCTATTATTTTCACCATGCTCATGCTTGGAACCCCATCAAATGA
- the LOC121204592 gene encoding uncharacterized protein produces the protein MIENAVRGGKIEREVAKRSAPRRKDNEVNSLNSRAITVGQPKAAMVEQQNTQRQESGIRQNSKRIQFTPIPVTYRELYQSLHDAHAIAPFHLKPLQPPYPRWYDANAKCEYHAGILGHSIENCTGFKKAVERLIKMGVVKLDSTPNTENLLPDHEFKVMVQGFIVNKELQVSEGSSYERQICVLENERQRTNQPRIIISLPGNNEEGSQTRPKIVIHKPNPFPYKDDKRVPWSYDCNITIPEGESIASASRGTQNEGSHTRSGKCYDGGHIIVEPAKTKDVEAEREKETEVLINEPVKEEEAKEFLKFLKHSEYSVVEQLRKQPTRISVLALLLNPEVHRDALLKVLNETYVTHDISVNKLDRLPIDSSHMKTSHNVVRAFDGTERKVMGRIDIPLEIGPNTYEVDFLDIIAAVTSKAPYVEANEEAIECSFCYLEVINATFILEGSEVPVPKMSGATRMALRMMMGKGALPRKGLGRQLQLGVQIPKLIEKKDRFGLGFKPDHKHKRQEIEKRQARRNARLNGREMEWEPMTFPPISKSFKSGGLLIKERHQVNAVHNEGSEQGSLEEAKFFIGVNQAKLKEDMKELTLIETTDSKIDYKDKEKLEENMKEPALAAIMKSKIAYKED, from the exons atgattgagaatgccgtGAGAGGCGGTAAAATCGAGAGGGAAGTGGCTAAAAGATCAGCCCCAAGGAGAAAGGATAATGAGGTGAATAGTCTCAACTCAagggcaatcacagttggtcaacccaaaGCAGCTATGGTCGAACAACAAAATACCCAAAGACAGGAATCGGGCATAAGACAGAATTCGAAAAGAATACAATTTACGCCTATCcctgtgacgtatcgtgagctttatcaaagcttgcATGATGCACATGCCATTGCTCCATTTCACTTGAAACCACTACAGCCACCATACCCCagatggtatgatgcaaatgctaagtgcgaatatcatgcgggaataCTGGGACACTCGATCGAAAACTGCACAGGATTCAAGAAGGCCGTAGAGAGGcttatcaagatgggggttgtgaaattAGACAGTACCCCTAATACTGAAAATCTGTTACCGGAtcatg AGTTCAAGGTCATGGTACAAGGCTTTATCGTTAACAAAGAGTTACAGGTTTCTGAAGGTAGTTCATATGAAAGACAAATATGTGTGCTGGAGAATGAACGACAAAGAACCAACCAACcgagaattattatttccttgccaGGGAATAATGAGGAGGGGTCGCAAACTAGGCCCAAAATAGTCATCCATAAACCCAATCCTTTCCCTTATAAGGATGACAAGAGGGTGCCATGGAGCTATGACTGCAATATAACAATACCTGAGGGGGAGAGTATAGCTAGCGCATCCAGAGGCACGCAAAATGAAGGTTCTCATACACGAAGTGGGAAATGTTATGACGGGGGGCATATCATAGTAGAGCCCGCAAAGACAAAAGATGTCGAGGCTGAAAGGGAGAAGGAGACTGAAGTACTCATCAATGAGCCGGTAAAGGAGGAAGAGGCTAAGGAGTTTCTAAAATTCCTgaaacatagcgagtatagcgtggtcgagcagttgcgtaaGCAGCCGACACGTATATCAGTGTTGGCCCTACTCTTGAATCCTGAGGTGCATCGAGATGCGTTGTTAAAGGTGCTTAACGAAACATATGTTACccatgacatatccgttaacaagctAGACCG ATTGCCCATTGACAGTTCGCATATGAAAACGTCTcataatgtggtaagagcctttgatGGAACTGAAAGAAAAGTAATGGGACGAATTGACATCCCTCTGGAGATTGGGCCGAATACGTATGAAGTTGATTTCCTA GACATCATAGCGGCAGTTACCAGCAAGGCCCCTTATGTTGAGGCAAATGAAGAGGCTATTGAATGTTCTTTCTGCTATTTAGAGGTCATTAATGCCACTTTCATTTTGGAAGGAAGCGAAGTACCGGTACCCAAAATGTCTGGAGCCACAAGGATGGCCCTACGTATGATGATGGGGAAAGGAGCATTGCCGAGAAAAGGGCTAGGAAGACAGTTGCAATTAGgggttcaaatcccaaaactgattgagaagaaGGATCGCTTTGGcttgggcttcaagccagaccaCAAGCACAAGAGGCAGGAAATAGAGAAGCGCCAAGCGAGAAGAAATGCGCGTTTGAATGGAAGAGAAAtggagtgggaaccgatgacattcccacctatatctAAATCCTTCAAATCAGGAGGACTGCTGATAAAGGAAAGACATCAAGTTAATGCTGTGCACAATGAAGGATCGGAGCAAGGAAGCCTCGAag